The Lutra lutra chromosome 10, mLutLut1.2, whole genome shotgun sequence genome contains a region encoding:
- the LOC125078579 gene encoding olfactory receptor 4P4-like — protein MEKQRNISEFILIGLSYDQNTQIFCFVLFLFCYAALLAGNFLILVSIRCSPLFHQPMYYFLSHLSSMDICYTSTVTPKFIGDLLGGIKTISYDNCMLQVFAMHFFGSTEVFILTVMALDRYVAICKPLHYVIIMNRTKCYLLVLAAWAGGALHAFPQLLMAIQLPFCGPNELNHYFPLLKVACTDTYITGVLVVANSGMVALVTFVVLFVSYVIILFSLRHHSAEGRCKALSTCGSHITVVILFFGPSIFAYLQPPTTFPEDKIFALFYTIVAPMFNPLIYTLRNTEMKSAMRKVLCQTLFSKEVRN, from the coding sequence atggagaagcagagaaacatCTCAGAATTCATACTTATAGGACTTTCATATGACCAGAATACGCAAATATTTTGCTTTGTGCTCTTCTTATTCTGTTATGCTGCCCTGTTGGCAGGAAACTTCCTGATCCTTGTCTCCATTCGATGCAGTCCTCTTTTTCACCAACCCATGTACTACTTCCTCAGCCACTTATCCTCTATGGACATCTGCTATACTTCTACCGTCACTCCCAAATTCATTGGTGACCTCCTAGGGGGGATAAAAACCATCTCCTATGATAATTGCATGTTACAAGTCTTTGCCATGCATTTCTTTGGGAGTACTGAGGTTTTCATTCTCACAGTCATGGCCTTGGATCGCTACGTTGCCATCTGCAAACCTCTCCACTATGTGATTATCATGAACAGGACAAAGTGCTATCTCCTAGTCTTGGCTGCTTGGGCTGGTGGGGCTCTCCATGCTTTTCCTCAATTATTGATGGCAATCCAATTGCCGTTTTGTGGTCCTAATGAACTCAATCATTACTTCCCTCTGCTGAAAGTTGCCTGCACTGATACCTACATCACTGGTGTCCTTGTGGTTGCCAATTCAGGTATGGTCGCCTTAGTTACCTTTGttgtcttgtttgtttcttatgtCATTATTTTGTTTAGTCTAAGACATCACTCAGCTGAGGGAAGATGCAAAGCCCTCTCCACTTGTGGGTCTCATATCACTGTGGTCATCTTATTTTTTGGGCCCTCAATCTTTGCCTACCTTCAACCTCCAACCACTTTCCCTGAGGACAAAATATTTGCTCTATTTTACACCATTGTTGCTCCTATGTTCAATCCCTTAATCTATACACTGAGgaatacagagatgaaaagtgCCATGAGGAAAGTTTTGTgtcaaacattattttcaaaggaaGTACGCAATTAA